In Colwellia sp. M166, a genomic segment contains:
- a CDS encoding S9 family peptidase — translation MVSIIKHISPVVVFTCLANITFSANAQALSIDKYYQAEQQLSKYTEKLVTGTLDHPQWTNNNQLTYRSHTKQGEQFFIIDAVTKEKNLAFDHQKLAAALSLTTKKEIKAQKFPFISFDLINKKTISVKIKDELYQCDIVRYSCQQSKNTVNNNELVAPNGLYAVYIYDNNLWLRKLSDNSKKQLTTDGIENFAYATNNAGWIRNDKPVVKWSPDSKKLTTFKHDGRNVGEMGIVSTAVGHPKIDVWKYPLPGDKNIFQIHRVVIDVEQAKVTALDMPADDHRSTITDHVAGRDGSLLDIDWSADSSHFLFVSSTRDHKTATLKVADATTGKVRTILSETENTFFESGVSGISWQYLDKSNEIIWFSQRSDWGHLYLVDATTGKIKNQITQGNWTVLELLDVNQDTGKLIFTAAGKEGGDPYFHYLYSINKDGSGLTLLTPEQKHHRISLSKNAAYFLDRVSTPNQPETSFIRSTSSKSGFVVEQMDISKLSATGWQAPTPFIVKDRNNQHDIYGLMYKPSDFDASKSYPVVNYLYPGPQVGSIRGRHFRSARGDNQAIAELGFIVIEIDALGTPGRSKSFHEFYYQNMSDSGIPDQVAAIKQLADKYNWIDSSRVGIWGHSGGGFASTRALLTYPDFYSVAVSQAGNHDNRNYADEWGEKYHGVLVKNEDGSSNYDSQANQLIVDNLKGKLLIAHGTTDTNVPPYNTLIVVEALIKANKDFDMLMLPNRSHGFAREPYMMRKRWDYFVKHLMAVTPPKEFTFSK, via the coding sequence ATGGTTTCTATAATAAAACATATATCACCGGTAGTAGTTTTCACCTGTTTAGCCAACATAACTTTTAGTGCTAATGCTCAAGCGTTAAGTATTGATAAATATTATCAAGCAGAACAACAACTCAGTAAATATACCGAGAAATTAGTGACTGGCACACTAGATCACCCCCAGTGGACCAATAATAACCAACTCACTTATCGCAGCCATACCAAGCAAGGTGAGCAGTTTTTTATTATTGATGCTGTAACCAAAGAAAAGAATTTGGCGTTCGATCATCAAAAACTTGCTGCTGCGCTATCACTCACCACGAAAAAAGAAATTAAAGCTCAAAAATTCCCTTTTATATCTTTTGATTTAATCAATAAAAAAACGATCTCTGTAAAAATAAAAGATGAATTATATCAATGTGATATTGTGCGTTATTCATGTCAACAATCAAAAAACACAGTTAATAATAATGAGTTAGTCGCACCAAATGGCCTGTATGCTGTTTATATTTATGACAACAACTTATGGTTACGTAAGCTAAGTGATAATAGCAAAAAGCAATTAACCACAGACGGCATAGAGAACTTCGCTTATGCCACCAATAATGCCGGTTGGATCCGTAATGATAAACCGGTTGTAAAATGGTCTCCTGATTCGAAAAAGCTTACCACCTTTAAACATGATGGCCGCAATGTTGGTGAAATGGGCATAGTATCAACAGCAGTAGGGCATCCCAAAATTGATGTTTGGAAATACCCATTACCTGGTGACAAAAATATTTTCCAAATTCATCGTGTCGTTATCGATGTTGAGCAGGCTAAAGTAACAGCGCTTGATATGCCTGCTGATGACCATCGCTCAACAATTACAGATCACGTTGCAGGACGAGATGGTAGTTTATTGGATATCGACTGGTCTGCTGATAGTAGTCACTTTCTCTTTGTTTCATCTACACGTGATCACAAGACTGCCACACTGAAAGTAGCTGACGCTACAACAGGTAAAGTTCGAACCATTTTAAGTGAAACTGAAAATACTTTTTTTGAATCAGGTGTCAGTGGTATTAGCTGGCAATATCTTGATAAAAGTAATGAGATTATTTGGTTTTCACAGCGTTCTGACTGGGGACATTTGTACCTTGTTGATGCGACAACAGGTAAAATAAAAAATCAAATTACTCAAGGTAATTGGACGGTGCTAGAATTACTTGATGTCAATCAAGACACCGGTAAGCTAATTTTTACCGCTGCAGGAAAAGAGGGCGGCGATCCTTATTTTCATTATCTTTATAGCATTAACAAAGACGGGTCAGGTTTAACGTTACTAACTCCTGAGCAAAAACATCATCGTATATCACTGAGTAAAAATGCCGCCTACTTTTTAGACCGAGTTTCAACACCAAACCAACCTGAAACCAGCTTTATTCGCAGTACCAGTAGCAAATCAGGTTTTGTCGTTGAACAAATGGATATTAGCAAGCTAAGTGCCACCGGTTGGCAGGCACCAACGCCATTTATCGTTAAAGACCGTAATAACCAACATGATATCTATGGTTTAATGTATAAGCCTAGTGATTTTGACGCTAGCAAATCATACCCTGTCGTCAATTACTTATACCCAGGTCCACAAGTAGGGAGTATTCGAGGTCGTCACTTTAGAAGCGCTCGTGGTGATAACCAAGCCATTGCCGAATTAGGCTTTATTGTTATCGAAATTGACGCATTAGGTACCCCCGGACGTTCAAAAAGCTTCCACGAGTTTTATTACCAGAACATGAGTGACAGCGGTATTCCTGATCAAGTAGCCGCTATCAAACAATTAGCTGATAAATATAACTGGATAGATAGTTCTCGTGTCGGTATTTGGGGACATTCTGGTGGCGGTTTTGCTTCAACACGTGCTTTATTAACTTACCCTGATTTTTATTCTGTCGCAGTTTCACAAGCAGGTAACCACGATAACCGTAACTACGCCGATGAATGGGGTGAAAAATACCACGGTGTATTGGTGAAAAATGAAGATGGTAGTAGCAATTATGATAGCCAAGCTAATCAATTAATTGTTGATAACCTCAAAGGCAAGTTACTCATAGCTCACGGTACCACCGACACTAACGTACCACCATATAACACCTTAATAGTGGTAGAAGCGTTAATTAAAGCTAATAAAGATTTTGATATGCTTATGCTGCCAAACCGCAGTCATGGCTTTGCTAGAGAGCCATACATGATGCGTAAACGTTGGGATTACTTTGTTAAGCATTTAATGGCGGTAACACCACCAAAAGAGTTCACTTTTTCAAAATAA
- a CDS encoding TraR/DksA C4-type zinc finger protein, which produces MSKDIIRNLLDKKVELQQRINAIEADFSKGRSQDFAEQTSENNEVLSEIHIEAQRELNLINQAITRFENNKYGFCSQCKQKINPERLKVLPYIDTCINCAK; this is translated from the coding sequence ATGAGTAAAGATATTATACGGAATTTACTAGATAAAAAAGTTGAACTTCAACAACGTATTAACGCTATCGAGGCTGATTTTAGCAAAGGGCGTTCACAAGATTTTGCAGAACAAACCAGTGAAAATAACGAAGTACTCAGTGAAATACATATCGAAGCTCAGCGAGAATTAAACTTAATTAATCAAGCAATCACCCGTTTTGAAAATAATAAATACGGCTTTTGCAGTCAGTGTAAGCAAAAAATTAACCCTGAACGTTTGAAAGTTTTACCTTATATCGATACTTGTATTAACTGTGCTAAATAG
- a CDS encoding YdcH family protein, giving the protein MIEKHDLHHEFPEFEQEIRQLKMFNGHFARLFKEYHALDQEVRHIEEGVETTSDEYLETQKIARVHLKDELFSMLKKAKVTA; this is encoded by the coding sequence ATGATAGAAAAACACGATTTGCACCACGAATTTCCAGAATTTGAACAAGAAATCCGTCAATTAAAAATGTTTAATGGTCATTTTGCCCGTTTATTTAAAGAGTACCATGCGCTAGACCAAGAAGTACGCCACATTGAAGAAGGCGTTGAAACCACTTCTGATGAATATTTAGAAACTCAAAAAATAGCGCGTGTACATTTAAAAGATGAACTTTTTAGCATGCTGAAAAAAGCAAAAGTTACAGCATAA
- a CDS encoding F0F1 ATP synthase subunit epsilon: protein MAILSVNLNVVSAEESLFSGSIESLQITGSEGELGIMPGHAPLLTSLKPGMARIVKKGGEEEIIYLSGGMLEVQPNNVTVLADIAVRGGDLDEQAALEAKERAEKHMNEHVNDVDYAEAAAELARAVAQLRVIQASSKK from the coding sequence ATGGCAATACTTTCTGTAAATCTTAATGTCGTAAGTGCTGAAGAAAGCTTATTTTCTGGTAGCATTGAATCATTACAGATCACAGGTAGCGAAGGTGAATTAGGTATTATGCCTGGTCACGCACCTTTGCTGACCTCACTAAAACCTGGTATGGCAAGAATCGTTAAGAAAGGTGGTGAAGAAGAAATCATCTATCTTTCTGGCGGTATGTTAGAAGTTCAACCTAATAACGTAACAGTATTGGCGGATATCGCCGTACGTGGCGGTGATTTAGATGAACAAGCCGCACTAGAAGCTAAAGAACGCGCAGAGAAGCACATGAATGAACATGTTAATGATGTTGATTATGCTGAAGCTGCAGCTGAATTAGCTCGCGCTGTTGCACAATTACGTGTTATTCAAGCGTCAAGCAAAAAATAG
- the atpD gene encoding F0F1 ATP synthase subunit beta: MSTGKVVQIIGAVVDVEFPQDAVPQVYDALNVTEGDLSGLVLEVQQQLGGGVVRAIAMGSSDGLRRGLTVENTGNNIQVPVGTCTLGRIMNVLGEPIDEAGPIGEEEKWSIHREAPAYADQAMSNELLETGIKVIDLVCPFAKGGKVGLFGGAGVGKTVNMMELIRNIAIEHSGYSVFAGVGERTREGNDFYHEMNDSNVLDKVSLVYGQMNEPPGNRLRVAFTGLTMAEKFRDEGRDVLFFVDNIYRYTLAGTEVSALLGRMPSAVGYQPTLAEEMGVLQERITSTKKGSITSIQAVYVPADDLTDPSPATTFAHLDATVVLSRDIASQGIYPAIDPLDSTSRQLDPLVVGAEHYETARGVQSTLQRYKELKDIIAILGMDELSEEDKLAVNRARKIQRFLSQPFFVAEVFTGSPGKYVSLKDTIAGFKGLLAGEYDDLPEQAFYMVGSIEEAAEKAKNM; the protein is encoded by the coding sequence ATGAGTACAGGTAAAGTCGTCCAAATCATTGGCGCAGTTGTGGATGTAGAATTTCCACAAGATGCTGTACCTCAGGTATATGACGCATTAAATGTAACTGAAGGTGACCTTTCAGGCTTAGTACTAGAAGTACAACAGCAATTAGGTGGTGGCGTAGTTCGTGCTATCGCTATGGGTTCATCAGACGGTTTGCGTCGTGGTCTGACAGTAGAAAACACAGGTAATAACATCCAAGTACCAGTAGGTACATGTACATTGGGTCGCATTATGAACGTATTGGGTGAGCCTATCGATGAAGCTGGCCCAATCGGCGAAGAAGAAAAGTGGTCAATTCACCGTGAAGCGCCAGCTTATGCTGACCAAGCGATGTCTAACGAGCTACTTGAAACTGGTATCAAAGTAATCGATTTAGTTTGTCCATTCGCTAAGGGTGGTAAAGTTGGTTTATTCGGTGGTGCTGGTGTTGGTAAAACCGTAAACATGATGGAACTTATTCGTAACATCGCGATCGAGCATAGCGGCTACTCAGTATTTGCTGGTGTCGGTGAGCGTACTCGTGAAGGTAACGATTTCTACCATGAAATGAACGATTCTAACGTACTTGATAAAGTATCGTTAGTTTACGGCCAAATGAACGAGCCTCCAGGAAACCGTTTACGCGTAGCGTTTACTGGTTTGACTATGGCTGAAAAATTCCGTGACGAAGGTCGTGACGTATTATTTTTCGTAGATAACATCTACCGTTATACACTTGCTGGTACTGAAGTATCTGCATTGTTAGGTCGTATGCCATCAGCTGTTGGTTACCAACCAACACTTGCTGAAGAAATGGGTGTTCTTCAAGAACGTATTACCTCTACGAAGAAAGGTTCAATCACTTCAATTCAAGCGGTATACGTACCAGCGGATGATTTGACCGATCCATCGCCAGCAACAACCTTTGCTCACTTAGATGCAACAGTTGTACTATCTCGTGATATTGCATCACAAGGTATTTACCCAGCAATTGATCCACTTGACTCTACTTCACGTCAATTAGATCCTTTAGTTGTTGGTGCTGAGCATTATGAAACAGCTCGTGGCGTGCAATCAACGTTACAACGTTACAAAGAACTTAAAGATATCATCGCCATCTTAGGTATGGATGAGTTATCTGAAGAAGATAAATTAGCAGTGAATCGCGCACGTAAGATTCAACGTTTCTTATCTCAACCGTTCTTCGTTGCTGAAGTATTCACCGGTTCTCCTGGTAAGTATGTATCACTTAAAGACACAATTGCTGGCTTTAAAGGTTTACTTGCAGGTGAATATGATGATTTACCTGAGCAAGCTTTCTACATGGTTGGTTCTATTGAAGAAGCAGCTGAAAAAGCTAAAAACATGTAA
- the atpG gene encoding F0F1 ATP synthase subunit gamma: protein MAGGKEIKSKIGSVKNTQKITSAMEMVAASKMRKAQDSMAASRPYAENMRNVIGHIALGNLEYRHPYMEEREAKRVGYIVVSTDRGLCGGLNINLFKQVLADAGKQQSAGAEVEFAVVGSKATSFFNNMGAKVVSQISGLGDNPSLTDLVGSVKVMLNAYDNGEIDRLFIVYNKFVNTMTQKPTIDQLLPLPKSDDDAIKHRWDYIYEPDAQAILEHLLVRYTESQVYQGVVENLACEQAARMVAMKSATDNAGDLIDDLQLVYNKARQASITQELGEICAGAAAV from the coding sequence ATGGCCGGTGGTAAAGAGATAAAATCGAAGATCGGAAGTGTAAAAAACACACAGAAGATCACCAGCGCAATGGAAATGGTTGCAGCAAGCAAAATGCGTAAAGCGCAGGATAGCATGGCTGCCTCTCGTCCATACGCTGAAAATATGCGAAATGTGATCGGTCACATCGCGCTTGGTAATCTAGAATATCGTCATCCATATATGGAAGAACGTGAAGCCAAGCGTGTAGGTTATATCGTAGTCTCAACAGACCGTGGTTTGTGTGGTGGTTTAAACATTAACTTGTTTAAGCAAGTACTTGCTGATGCTGGTAAACAGCAATCAGCAGGCGCCGAAGTTGAATTTGCCGTAGTGGGTTCTAAAGCTACGTCATTTTTTAATAATATGGGCGCTAAAGTCGTTTCACAAATTTCGGGATTAGGTGACAACCCTTCACTTACTGACTTAGTTGGTAGTGTAAAGGTGATGTTAAATGCCTATGACAATGGTGAGATAGATAGATTGTTCATTGTATATAACAAGTTTGTTAATACCATGACGCAAAAACCGACAATCGATCAACTTTTACCTTTGCCTAAGTCAGATGATGACGCTATTAAGCATCGCTGGGATTACATATACGAACCTGATGCTCAAGCAATACTTGAACATTTATTAGTTCGTTATACAGAATCTCAAGTATATCAAGGTGTGGTTGAAAACCTCGCATGTGAACAAGCTGCTCGTATGGTTGCAATGAAATCTGCAACTGATAATGCGGGTGACTTAATTGATGATTTACAATTGGTATACAACAAAGCTCGTCAAGCAAGTATTACTCAAGAATTGGGTGAAATTTGTGCTGGTGCAGCAGCGGTATAA
- the atpA gene encoding F0F1 ATP synthase subunit alpha, which produces MQLNSTEIAELIKSRIEQFDVVSEARNEGTIVSVTDGIIRIHGLADVMQGEMIELPGNRFAIALNLDRDSVGAVVMGPYADLAEGVKVKCTGRILEVPVGRGLLGRVVNTLGEPIDGKGPIENDGFSPVEMVAPGVIDRKSVDEPVQTGIKSIDAMIPIGRGQRELIIGDRQIGKSAIALDAIINQKNTGIKCVYVAIGQKASTVANLVRSLEEHGALANTIVVVAGASEAAALQYLSAYSGCTMGEYFRDRGEDALIVYDDLSKQAVAYRQISLLLRRPPGREAYPGDVFYLHSRLLERAARVNEAYVERFTKGAVKGKTGSLTALPIIETQAGDVSAFVPTNVISITDGQIFLESNLFNSGIRPAVNAGISVSRVGGAAQTKIIKKLGGGIRLALAQYAELAAFAQFASDLDDATRAQLEHGQRVTELMKQKQYSPLSIAETAVSLFAAEKGYLNDIAINKVVDFEDALRTYVNNDHAELMATINEKGDYNKDIESGLAKAIEAFKATQTW; this is translated from the coding sequence ATGCAACTGAATTCCACTGAAATCGCTGAACTGATCAAGAGTCGTATTGAACAGTTTGACGTAGTTAGTGAAGCTCGTAATGAAGGTACTATCGTTTCTGTAACAGATGGTATCATTCGTATTCATGGCCTTGCAGACGTAATGCAAGGCGAGATGATCGAACTTCCTGGCAATCGCTTTGCTATCGCTTTAAACCTTGACCGTGACTCGGTCGGTGCGGTAGTTATGGGTCCTTATGCGGATCTAGCTGAAGGCGTAAAAGTAAAATGTACTGGTCGTATTTTAGAAGTACCAGTCGGACGTGGCTTATTAGGCCGTGTTGTAAACACTCTTGGTGAGCCAATTGACGGTAAAGGACCTATCGAAAACGATGGTTTCTCTCCAGTTGAAATGGTTGCACCAGGTGTAATCGATCGTAAGTCTGTTGATGAGCCTGTGCAAACGGGTATTAAATCAATCGATGCAATGATTCCAATTGGTCGTGGTCAACGTGAACTTATCATTGGTGACCGTCAAATTGGTAAATCTGCCATTGCATTAGACGCAATTATTAACCAGAAGAACACAGGTATTAAGTGTGTATACGTAGCAATTGGCCAAAAAGCGTCGACTGTTGCTAACTTAGTACGTTCTTTAGAAGAGCACGGCGCGTTAGCTAATACTATCGTTGTTGTTGCTGGTGCTTCTGAAGCAGCTGCTCTTCAGTACTTGTCAGCATATTCTGGCTGTACTATGGGTGAATACTTCCGTGACCGTGGTGAAGATGCATTAATCGTATATGATGATTTGTCAAAGCAAGCCGTTGCTTACCGTCAAATTTCATTGCTTTTACGTCGTCCGCCAGGCCGTGAAGCCTACCCAGGTGATGTTTTCTATCTTCACAGTCGTTTGCTTGAACGTGCTGCTCGTGTAAACGAAGCATACGTTGAACGTTTCACAAAAGGCGCAGTTAAAGGCAAAACAGGTTCTTTAACAGCATTACCTATCATTGAAACGCAAGCGGGTGATGTATCTGCATTCGTACCAACTAACGTAATCTCAATTACCGATGGTCAGATCTTCTTAGAATCTAACCTATTTAACTCAGGTATTCGTCCTGCTGTTAACGCTGGTATTTCTGTATCTCGTGTTGGTGGTGCTGCGCAAACTAAAATCATCAAGAAACTTGGTGGTGGTATTCGTTTGGCATTAGCACAATATGCTGAATTAGCAGCCTTTGCTCAGTTTGCTTCAGATTTAGATGATGCGACTCGTGCTCAATTAGAGCATGGTCAACGTGTTACTGAACTGATGAAGCAAAAGCAATACAGCCCATTGTCAATTGCTGAAACAGCTGTATCTTTATTTGCCGCAGAAAAAGGCTATTTAAATGATATCGCAATCAACAAAGTTGTTGATTTTGAAGATGCATTACGTACATACGTAAACAATGACCACGCTGAGTTGATGGCTACTATCAATGAAAAAGGCGACTATAACAAAGATATCGAGTCTGGTTTAGCGAAGGCGATTGAAGCTTTCAAAGCTACTCAAACTTGGTAA
- the atpH gene encoding F0F1 ATP synthase subunit delta: MSELTTIARPYAKAAFDFAIEANAVESWLEMLVFAAEVANDATIKEYLSGGASVEQAQDIFLKVCDVQLDSNGQNLIKVMAENQRLLVLPQVLAQFSELKAEHEKTISVDVTSAVELTAEQETTLGAALEKRLARKVKLNCNIDANVVSGLVIKAGDMVIDGSVRGKLNRLATTMQS, encoded by the coding sequence ATGTCTGAATTGACAACCATCGCTCGTCCCTACGCTAAAGCGGCGTTTGATTTTGCTATTGAAGCAAATGCAGTAGAAAGCTGGTTAGAAATGCTAGTTTTTGCCGCAGAAGTTGCTAATGATGCCACCATTAAAGAGTATCTCTCTGGTGGTGCATCAGTTGAACAAGCACAAGACATTTTTTTAAAAGTCTGTGATGTACAACTTGATAGTAATGGCCAAAACCTAATTAAGGTGATGGCTGAAAATCAACGTTTATTGGTGCTACCACAGGTTCTTGCTCAGTTTAGTGAATTAAAAGCTGAACATGAGAAAACAATTTCTGTGGATGTAACTTCAGCTGTTGAATTAACAGCTGAACAAGAAACTACATTAGGCGCTGCGCTTGAAAAGCGTTTGGCTCGAAAAGTTAAACTTAATTGTAATATTGATGCAAACGTAGTCTCTGGTTTAGTAATAAAAGCTGGTGACATGGTAATAGATGGTTCAGTACGAGGTAAATTGAACCGCTTAGCAACAACAATGCAATCCTAA
- the atpF gene encoding F0F1 ATP synthase subunit B: MNLNMTLIGELIAFIVFVIFCMKYVWPPIIGAIEARQAIIADGLAASDRAAKDLELAQEKATAQLKNAKAQAAGIVEAAKKREAQIIEEAAVKAQAEKDKILASGRTEIDTERNQAKEELRQQVAILAVAGAEKILERSIDAAAHSDILDKLVAEL, encoded by the coding sequence ATGAATCTTAATATGACCTTAATTGGTGAATTAATCGCATTTATCGTATTCGTAATTTTTTGTATGAAGTATGTATGGCCACCAATTATTGGTGCCATCGAAGCGCGTCAAGCAATTATTGCTGATGGTCTTGCTGCTTCTGACCGTGCCGCAAAAGATCTTGAGCTTGCTCAAGAAAAAGCTACAGCACAATTAAAAAACGCTAAAGCGCAAGCAGCCGGCATTGTCGAAGCTGCTAAAAAGCGTGAAGCTCAAATAATTGAAGAAGCTGCAGTTAAAGCACAAGCTGAGAAAGATAAAATCTTAGCGTCAGGTCGTACAGAAATTGATACTGAACGTAACCAAGCTAAAGAAGAATTGCGCCAACAAGTGGCTATTCTTGCGGTAGCTGGTGCCGAGAAAATTCTTGAACGTTCAATTGATGCCGCTGCACATAGCGACATTTTAGATAAACTTGTAGCTGAACTTTAG
- the atpE gene encoding F0F1 ATP synthase subunit C, with protein sequence MLYIAVALLIGLGALGTAIGFGLLGGKFLESAARQPELAPQLQVKMFIVAGLIDAIAMIGVAIGLYLLFAVGVPA encoded by the coding sequence ATGTTATATATCGCTGTTGCTTTATTAATCGGTCTAGGTGCTCTTGGTACTGCGATTGGTTTTGGTTTACTTGGTGGCAAGTTCTTAGAATCTGCTGCACGTCAACCTGAATTAGCACCTCAACTTCAAGTTAAAATGTTCATCGTAGCGGGTCTTATCGATGCTATTGCAATGATCGGTGTTGCTATTGGCTTATACCTATTATTCGCAGTTGGTGTTCCAGCTTAA
- the atpB gene encoding F0F1 ATP synthase subunit A — protein sequence MSSGAEITSQEYIKHHLTNLSVGEGFMTVHIDTLGWSVFLGLVFIMLFRSVAKKASTGVPGKLQCAVEMIVEFVDDSVKSTFHGKNPVIAPLALTIFVWVLLMNAMDWVPVDLIPRIFELFGVHYMKAVPTTDPNMTFALALGVFVLIIYYSIKVKGIGGFIKELTTQPFGHWSLYPVNFILEMVTLLARPLSLALRLFGNLYAGELIFLLIATIGLFQLPVHFLWAAFHLLVIPLQAFIFMMLTILYLSLAHEDH from the coding sequence ATGTCTTCAGGTGCGGAAATTACCAGCCAAGAATATATTAAACACCATTTAACCAATTTGTCTGTCGGTGAAGGGTTTATGACCGTTCACATAGATACACTTGGTTGGTCGGTGTTTTTAGGTTTGGTTTTTATTATGTTGTTTCGTTCAGTCGCTAAAAAAGCAAGTACTGGTGTTCCCGGTAAATTGCAATGTGCTGTTGAAATGATTGTAGAATTTGTCGATGACAGTGTTAAAAGTACCTTTCATGGTAAAAACCCTGTTATCGCTCCATTAGCATTAACCATTTTTGTTTGGGTATTGTTAATGAATGCTATGGATTGGGTACCGGTAGATTTAATACCGCGTATTTTTGAGTTGTTTGGTGTGCATTACATGAAAGCCGTACCTACAACCGATCCAAACATGACTTTTGCTTTAGCTCTGGGTGTTTTTGTACTTATCATCTACTACTCAATTAAAGTAAAAGGTATTGGCGGGTTTATTAAAGAGCTAACCACACAGCCGTTTGGTCATTGGTCACTTTATCCTGTTAACTTTATTTTAGAGATGGTTACTTTATTGGCTCGTCCGTTATCACTAGCACTTCGTTTGTTTGGTAACTTGTACGCCGGTGAATTAATTTTCTTGCTAATTGCGACAATTGGTTTATTCCAATTGCCAGTACACTTTTTATGGGCTGCTTTCCACTTGTTGGTTATCCCATTACAAGCGTTTATCTTCATGATGTTAACGATTCTATATTTGAGTCTAGCGCACGAAGATCATTAA
- a CDS encoding ATP synthase subunit I: protein MSLFIHNELAKPGRQFAFKQILISIVIVLTCSVATYFIWGLSFAHSVLAGGAISIIPNFIFAYKAFKYAGARSSEKVLDAFYSGEKLKIVLTAVLFALAFKFLAIEPIAFFSSFCLVVALPLLTPFLFKL from the coding sequence GTGAGTTTATTTATTCACAATGAGTTAGCTAAACCAGGAAGGCAATTTGCTTTTAAGCAAATATTGATTTCGATAGTCATTGTTTTAACTTGCAGTGTAGCGACATATTTTATTTGGGGATTATCTTTTGCACACTCGGTGTTAGCAGGTGGCGCAATAAGTATAATCCCTAATTTTATATTTGCTTATAAAGCATTTAAGTATGCTGGAGCAAGATCGTCCGAAAAGGTTTTAGATGCCTTTTACAGTGGCGAAAAATTGAAAATTGTATTAACGGCCGTTTTATTTGCGCTAGCCTTCAAATTTTTAGCGATAGAGCCGATAGCTTTTTTCAGCAGTTTTTGTTTAGTAGTGGCTTTACCATTATTAACACCATTTTTGTTTAAACTTTAA
- a CDS encoding ParB/RepB/Spo0J family partition protein: MSQTKRRGLGRGLDALLTKPESESTANAEGQKESSNKNAELQNLPIEQLHPGKYQPRKDMSAEALDDLANSIKSQGIIQPIVVRPVSEHSYEIIAGERRWRAAQLAELDTVPCLIKHVPDEAAVAIALIENIQREDLNAMEEAIALERLLIEFELTHQEVADAVGKSRTAVTNLLRLNNLNSEVKTLLEHGDIEMGHARALLALDNDVQTNTARIVVAKELNVRETEALIKKVQQPAKEVEEKMVDPNTKALEQNLSEKLGSNVTINHNKKGKGKLVISYSDLSELDGIVSRFNSF; this comes from the coding sequence ATGAGTCAAACAAAACGTAGAGGTCTAGGTCGTGGTCTTGATGCCTTATTAACAAAGCCTGAAAGTGAGTCTACAGCGAATGCTGAAGGTCAAAAAGAGTCATCAAATAAAAATGCAGAATTACAAAATTTACCGATAGAGCAATTGCATCCAGGTAAATATCAACCGCGCAAAGATATGTCGGCTGAAGCACTAGATGATTTAGCAAACTCTATAAAGTCACAAGGTATTATTCAACCTATTGTCGTACGTCCTGTTAGTGAGCACAGTTATGAAATTATAGCGGGTGAGCGTCGCTGGCGTGCCGCTCAATTAGCTGAATTAGACACCGTGCCTTGTTTAATTAAGCATGTACCTGATGAAGCTGCGGTTGCTATTGCATTAATTGAAAATATTCAACGTGAAGATTTAAATGCTATGGAAGAAGCCATAGCATTAGAGCGTTTATTAATTGAATTTGAATTAACCCATCAAGAAGTGGCTGATGCCGTGGGGAAATCAAGAACGGCAGTAACGAATCTATTGCGTTTAAATAACCTCAATAGTGAGGTGAAAACTTTGCTTGAGCATGGTGATATCGAAATGGGCCATGCTCGTGCTTTGTTAGCACTAGATAATGATGTTCAAACTAATACTGCGCGTATTGTTGTGGCGAAAGAACTCAATGTTCGTGAAACAGAAGCGTTAATTAAAAAAGTACAACAACCCGCTAAAGAAGTGGAAGAAAAAATGGTAGATCCTAACACTAAAGCGTTAGAGCAAAATTTATCAGAAAAACTAGGTTCGAATGTTACGATAAATCATAATAAAAAAGGTAAAGGTAAGTTAGTTATTTCATACAGCGATTTATCTGAACTTGACGGTATTGTTTCACGCTTTAACTCTTTTTAA